TACTCTTCTCCGGCATATCTGCTGTTCACCACCTTCAGTATAGGTAGTCTGGCCTGACATTTTCCCTTATTGAACCACAACGGAAAAGTTAAGCCATTAGAACTGGGAGAAATCTTTCAGTTTCCACTCACAGACTCACATCACAGATAAGCTTGTTATATAATCCACTTCATATACTCATTTTTACATAGACAACCAAAGGTTATGCTATCATGTTTACCCACAAATTATATTTACTCAAATGACCAATCCATGTACAGTTGGGAGGGAATTTGGTCGTGCGCATAATTCTGATGATGCAGGGAACGGAGTTAtcaacctccttttcgaaaaaaaaagttgggaCAGGGAATCTTGCttattgttcaaatttgaggTAATTGTATCACTGGCCCAACAACTTCTGAGGTGTCAGCAGTTTAGTCCAACAAGTTGCAAAATGAGCAAAACTAGTCTCAGAAGTTGAGATTTGTGATCATTTTGGTCCAATTAGTCCGCATTGGACACGTGGCAGATAGATGGAGTCCCGTCAGGCCGtgaaaattttgcaaaaaagccccCTGGATAGGAACAATTTCTACACATGCCGGACGGTGAGGCCATTGGAGGCGAAGGAGAGCTTCTGGAGGCCCACGAGGCCGAAGAGCGCGGTGGGGAGGGCGCCAGTGAAAGAgttggcggcgaggaagagctCCTGAAACGTGGTGGCGCATGAGGCAGAGGAGGGGAGCGCGTTGGTGAGGCGGTTGGCAGAAAGGTCGAGCATGAGAAGTGCGAGAGGCCGGCTGCGAGGGCCAGGCCCACGAGGACGGGGGAGACGGGGCCCGAGAGCGTCGACTTCGAGGCCACCATCAGTCGTCGCCTTCAAGAATCCCCACCATTGAGCGGTCAACCTCAAGCCGGTGCCGCCCCGCTGGCTACTGCTCATGTTCCCGCTGAAGCGCGCCGACCATGGCGAGGTCTGCATCGGCCCCCTCCATCTCTCCGGACGCCATCCCACCCCACTCCTTCTcaccccacccccaccccttCTTTCCCAACCTCCGATGCTGGAGCGGCCCCGACGCTGGATATGCTCCTCCACcacgccgccaaggacagacCTGCGCCCACGCCGTCAAGGTgctggccgctgctgcagaaTTAGCCGGCCTCGACCCCGCGCCGCACTGGATCCAGCTTCCTCGACCCTGCTCGCCGTTGGAGCCCTCTCTGCCATTCTCCTTCTCTCTGATTTTTGCCCGGGAATCGCCGGCCTCTTCCTCTACTGGATCCGCCGCACCGGCCTACTTCTCCTAGGAGTCGCACATCGTCGTCtacctcgccggcgccgtcttCTCTGGACGTCTTAGGAGGTGAGTGGGATGCGCAATAATCGCAGGGGCCAGGAGACGTGTCAATGCCTGATTAGTTTGGACCTCTAAACAATCCGAATCTCAACTTGTAGGACTAGTTTGGCTCATTTTGCAACTTGTTGAACAAAACTGTTCTCACTTTTGAATTTGTTGGGCCAGTGGTGCAAttacctctttttttttcttttttgaaggAAGGTGCAATTACCTCTTCCAATTTAAAGTGTTTGAAAAAAGAACTGTTTGAGCTTTGGAGAGAAACATTGTCACCCCGTTATTCATTGGCATAATCTGAAACTTGAATGGATGCTTTAATAATTGAGTTAGAGAAGCTTGATCTATATCCCTGGCAGACAAGTTGCGTTTGTCGGAGGAGCTTGCTCGACGGAGATCGCAGCGCCACCATCATCAATTTAGGTTTCTTTGGATCCTCGCCTCTAGTGGCTTATCCAGGAGCTTGGGCCATGTGGATTTTGAAATGATATGGGCTTCCTATTTTGCTATGATATTTGGGCCGTGGAGAAATCTTGGGGTGGGCCAAGACAAAGCATGCTTGCCAAAATTAGACTTGTTGGCATCATATCGCATAATTTCTGATGTGGACATGTGAGTTGACCTCCGTTTAACACGCCTACATATTGATCTAACCATTCGTATATTACCCCTATATGATATGCATACCATAGTGCCTTGTCCTGTGGTATTACTTCCTGCAGCCGGCTGCTATCGATCAGCTCATCGTATCCATCGGTCATCAGAATCCAGCTAGTTGCACGTCAGGAAAGTGCCCGCCCAATCAATGCAGTCCCTCTGAAGGTCTCCAGGCCATCTGGTGCTGCGGCGCGGTCAGAAGTTAATGGTTGGACTCGGTTGGACTCAGTTCCTCCCGTTTTGATTTTCTCATGTGTCCATGCAGTCCTAAAGTGGACAGTTGGGGGTTGAGAGTTGTTTGGTCACTTTCTCACTCTTCTTGCCCGGCCGCTTTGAAAATTTCCGACCTTTCGTGTCACGGTTTCCCTTTGAAGATTAGTTTGTCTTAAatggcatttttcttttgccatcATCTTGAATGTGATTAAGTAGAAGGGTTTTATGGCCGATTGGTGGAGCTACTCTGCCAAGGACCGTGTATGTGCTTAGCTGCTCTCTTCTTTTTGAACGGGATGTGCTTAGCTGCTTAGTTTAAATGGAAAAGGTAATACTATCCAAGTGTTGATGCGCCACGCTTAATTTGCAACTTATGGACCTAGTGCCAATTCTGACCAGGCTTGTTCTAAGAAAAACAGGGACGGAAAGAAGCTCGGCTACTGCCTTATCCAATTTactttcatttgatcttttGAAGTTACATAAATTAATATAATCACGTTGGATATGTGAAGAGCCAAAAAGAAGTGGGAGTGCTACTTTTTCCTAACTTCTGACGTAATTAATTTAGAGTTTTCGACGCTTCTACTGTGATCATGCAGAAAGTCAGATGAGCGTTGTGTGATGGTCATGCAAAATACTCTCATTAACACTAGATAGATGCTGCAATAAATTTGATGAATGACCTTGAACAACATGGACCGGTAAGTCAGCCAAACACTGAACCATAATACCATATACCAACATTAATCAAGCATGCCCCGACTGGATGTTTTCCACGGGAAGTTAAAGAGAAGTCGTACTCAAATTGTATGACTACAATATTTTCCTCATATGCTTTATACGCGCGGTTACACCAATCAGCACACACTCTTCCTTGGTTGGGCCAGAAACTGAATCGAGGCACGTTCCTAAGCAAAAACGTGAGTACGTGACGTGAACTTCGGAAATCGGAATAGAGATGAGGGGCTGAACGCTGACGTGATGAGATTCACCAACTGAATCCAGTGGTAGTAGTAAACAATATACAAAGAACTAGAAACCAACAAATCCATGTAtcactgtaaaaaaaaaatccatgtaTCTTGAAAACTCACACTAGTATTATCGTTTTGTAATTCACACTTGATCAACAAAAGCTGCGTACAATGGCACCGCTTGCTTATGGAATTTTGACCGAGAATTCCAAAAACTAGCACTGTTTGCAGCTACCTACAGAAAGGAAATACATACGAGTATACATATAAACTCCCCACTGTACCTGTTTGTTTACCGTGAGGAGAAAAGAATCATGTAAATAATTGTTCGTGTGTAAATTTAAGTGACGCGGCGTAACCATCAGACGAACGCCTTGGGCGGGTACTTGGCGACGCAGTCCACCCACGGGTTGCAGCTCTGCGCGGCGCCACTGCCGTCCTGTcccgcggcgtcggcggcgtctGGCGACACGGCCGGCACGTCGCGGAGCGCGCGCCAGACAGCGCTGTTGCACTTGAACCCTGAGCCGAAGCCGATCTGCCACACGCGGTTGCCCCGCCGCACCCGGCCCTTGGCCTCGGCGTAGGCAAGCTCGTACCACAgcgagctgctgctggtgttgcCGAAGCGATGCAACGTGCACTTGCTGGGCTCCATGTCCTTGTCCTCCAGGCCCAGGTTCTTCTGCACCTCCTCCAGCACGGCTCGCCCGCCGGCGTGCACGCAGAAGTGCTCGAACGCGCGCCTGAAGTTTGGGATGTAAGGGCGCACGCCCCTGGCCCGGAACACGCGGCGCATCATGAGGGACTTGAGGAACTTGAACTGCTCGGCGAGAGGGAGGACGAGGGGCCCCAGGGTGGTGATGTTCGTCTTGAGCGCGTCGCCGGCCACGGTCATGAGCTCCCGCGCCAGGGACACGCCCACCTTGCCCTTGTCGTCCTCGCGCTGGTACACGCAGTTGAAGCACTCGTCCGTGGCGCCCTTGTGCGTCCGCACCGTGTGGAGCAGGCGGTACTTGGCGCgcccggcgtcggcgcggcggTTCGAGAGCagggccgcggcgccgcccatGCGGAAGATGCAGTTGGAGAGCAGCATGGAGCGGTCGTTGCCGAAGTACCAGTTGAGGGTGATGTTCTCGGTGCTGAGGACGACCGCGTACGAGTTTGGGTTGGCCTGGAGCATGTCCTTGGCGAGGTCGATGGCAATGAGGCCGGCGCTGCAGCCCATGCCCCCGAGGTTGAACGACTTGACGTCCTCCCGCATCCGGTAATGGTGGATGATCATGGACGCCAGCGACGGCGTCGGGTTGAAGAGGCTACAGTTGACGATGAGGACGCGCACGTCCCGGCGCGGGTTGATCCCGGTGGCCTTGAACAGAGCGTCCAGGCAGCCAAACATGACCGCCTCGGCCTCCAGCCGCGCCTCGGCCATGTTGAGCTTGGGCGGCCGCGCCTGGACACCGGGGGGCAGGTACGTCTCGTCGCCGAGGGCGGAGCGGTTGGTGATCTTGGTCTGGAAATCCAGTGCCTTGTCATTGAAGCACCCCGTGCTCTCGGTCATCTCCAGGAAGGACTCCTTGGAGATCTTGTGCTCGTCCTCGGGCTTGTAGCACGCGAACTCCACCAGGTACACGGGGCGGGGCCGCTTGAAGTAGTAGACGGTGAGGAGGAGCATGGCCGTGCCGAGGCACGCGACGCAGGTGAGCAGGTCGATGGAGTAGTAGATGACGTCGAGGCGGAGGAAGGAGTAGGCGGCGGACGCGAGCACGGGGACGCACAGCATCGGCAGGTACGACGtggggctgccgccgccgtgccggaTCCCGAGCTTCACGTACTTGAGGTTGACGGACTTGGCGAAGTCagggagccggcgccggatcttgatgatgatgctgGGCGCCCGCTCGGCGCCCTGGGCGTCGTCCCCACGGAAGGACATCTCGGCCGTGAGGCGCTCcctctccatggccgccgctggCGCAACTTCCTCCATGGACATGGATCTAGCTCTAGCTCTGTCGCGGAACGTGTCGACGTCGCCTTTGGCGTGAGTTGGACCGAAGCGCCGGAACCAGATGCGTGACTTGGGTTGGGTTGGCCCCCGGGCAGCGGAATATATAGGGTGCGCAAAGCAGCTAGGCCAGACGAAATCGGTCTCACCTGCGTTAGCTGCTGCGGCGGAAACAAACTCGTGGGCATAGGCTGCTGCGGGGGCAGTCAAATTTATGGGAGACCGTCCATACAGCAGAGTCAGGAAGGTTTCTCCGACTCGTACTCCATCACCGGTGATGTCCAAACCATATACGGATCGGGCAGTGTTGACACGTACTGGGAAACGGACGCCTACTCCGAAACGGACCGCTACTTCCTGCCAAGTGCTCGTAATAATAACGGTCTTAATTCGTGAACCACTCGGTCTGATGATCGATCAGAAAGTGTTACTGTACTGTTCCTGTAAAAAAGAGTGTTAAGTGTTGTTGTGCTCCTGGATTTGACTCGGAACAGAAGGAGCACCAGGGCGGGACCCGCACACGGTAAGCAAACGGGGAGATGGAGGGAGAGACAGGTAGGGAGGGTGGCCTATTAATGGCGGTGGTTACCGTGGGCGCTCAACCACTTGGAATTAAGGACGTACAGGTAGACGCGTACCGGATCCGCCTGGCAAAGCGTAGCGCGACGCCGCGAGCGAGCAAGCCATCCATCTTCCATCCATCCACGGGGTGGCGTGGccgggaaggaaggaaggaagacaGGTCAGGCACTGTTTGGCCCTCTTCCTTCAATTCCATCAATTCAATTGGTTGACCTAGCTTTCTTCTTTTAAAAAACAGGAGATGTTGTGTATGCTCGTGTTGGTTGAGCGGCGTGTACGTACGTGACAGGTTCCTTCCAGCGCTTACGATGCATGGTCCGCGATGCTGCGCCACACATCATCAGCTCATTCGTCTTTGAACAGGTCTATTCTGGCATATAAATACGGAAAACGTTTTGCCCGTCAATATATTATCACGATTAATTAATTGCAGCTTCGCGAGGGTGGTATGTTGGTAGTTGTACGTATGGATCAGTCGGACAGCGACTAGGATAGTATGATGAATGAGCAAACTGCTCAAAGCTCCGTGCTTTTGTCTCTCCTGTCCCTTCCTCTTTAGGGCTAGTTCAGTTATGCCCATCCTCACCGGGGATTGCCAAGGATTGCTGCCATTTTAGTGCATTTTTCCCCTAATCTCTTTCAATCCCTGCAGGGAATGGTGCAACCAAACTAGCCTTTAGTTAGCTAGCTATAGTTCCTTGGaagtctttttttcttttcacggGGACCTCTGAGTTTCTCTTTGGTTACTTGTTTTTTGagagaaatttaatttttttgtgtggaaaATTTACTTGTGATTTTTCTTAATATGGGAAATGTAGATTTATCGGTATATGATATTGGACAATGACTCTTGATTTACGATCATAGGTTTGATAAT
This is a stretch of genomic DNA from Brachypodium distachyon strain Bd21 chromosome 1, Brachypodium_distachyon_v3.0, whole genome shotgun sequence. It encodes these proteins:
- the LOC100822993 gene encoding 3-ketoacyl-CoA synthase 1; protein product: MSMEEVAPAAAMERERLTAEMSFRGDDAQGAERAPSIIIKIRRRLPDFAKSVNLKYVKLGIRHGGGSPTSYLPMLCVPVLASAAYSFLRLDVIYYSIDLLTCVACLGTAMLLLTVYYFKRPRPVYLVEFACYKPEDEHKISKESFLEMTESTGCFNDKALDFQTKITNRSALGDETYLPPGVQARPPKLNMAEARLEAEAVMFGCLDALFKATGINPRRDVRVLIVNCSLFNPTPSLASMIIHHYRMREDVKSFNLGGMGCSAGLIAIDLAKDMLQANPNSYAVVLSTENITLNWYFGNDRSMLLSNCIFRMGGAAALLSNRRADAGRAKYRLLHTVRTHKGATDECFNCVYQREDDKGKVGVSLARELMTVAGDALKTNITTLGPLVLPLAEQFKFLKSLMMRRVFRARGVRPYIPNFRRAFEHFCVHAGGRAVLEEVQKNLGLEDKDMEPSKCTLHRFGNTSSSSLWYELAYAEAKGRVRRGNRVWQIGFGSGFKCNSAVWRALRDVPAVSPDAADAAGQDGSGAAQSCNPWVDCVAKYPPKAFV